One Gimesia aquarii DNA segment encodes these proteins:
- a CDS encoding DUF4184 family protein: protein MPFTPFHFCPGLLAKAFSPRYFWLTSFVLANVLIDLEVLYYLSKNDPPIHRYLHTYLGGIFMGVFAGLLMFGVIQIACRVLPAHSRWRARVIQAPKLQLLWQSLIAGLIGGVTHIFLDSLMHEEMNPFWPIADGNGLAGMLSVGTLHIGLAAAGLFSLIFWLLLRES from the coding sequence ATTCCGTTTACACCATTTCACTTTTGTCCGGGATTGCTCGCCAAAGCGTTTAGCCCTCGTTATTTCTGGCTCACATCGTTTGTGTTGGCAAATGTCCTCATTGATTTAGAAGTTCTTTACTATCTCAGCAAAAATGATCCACCAATTCATCGATACCTGCACACCTATCTTGGTGGCATTTTCATGGGGGTATTCGCCGGTCTGCTGATGTTTGGTGTCATTCAGATAGCATGTCGGGTTTTACCAGCACATTCGCGCTGGAGAGCAAGAGTAATACAGGCACCAAAATTACAACTGCTTTGGCAATCGCTAATTGCCGGTCTCATCGGTGGGGTGACTCATATTTTTCTGGACAGTCTGATGCATGAAGAGATGAATCCGTTTTGGCCAATTGCGGATGGAAATGGATTGGCTGGGATGCTCAGCGTCGGCACGCTTCATATCGGGCTGGCAGCGGCTGGCCTCTTCAGCCTGATATTCTGGCTTCTGCTTCGCGAATCGTAA